A window of the Phaseolus vulgaris cultivar G19833 chromosome 5, P. vulgaris v2.0, whole genome shotgun sequence genome harbors these coding sequences:
- the LOC137835599 gene encoding octanoyltransferase LIP2p, chloroplastic-like — MILLGTYCFSTVPSITPAYPSLPLGPYFDLHRPLLYSKPSKFTSLVINGHRRICDLFDLHKEQVPYEVAWSWQKEIVRDKRAQITKEGDCNDTLIILQHPPVYTLGTGSTVENLKFDMKNAPFNIYRTERGGEVTYHGPGQLVMYPIINLRMHKMDLHWYLRTLEEVVIRVLSSTFSIQASMVEGLTGVWVGNQKLAAVGIRVSSWITYHGLALNVTTDLSPFKWIIPCGIRDRQVGSIKELVREGKPCVGHGRPDLHNLDDASLIHITHKSLLEEFSQAFQLEYSHRNISSPMLYERK; from the exons ATGATTTTGTTAGGTACATATTGTTTCAGCACAGTCCCATCAATAACACCAGCATATCCTTCTCTACCTCTAGGGCCCTACTTTGATCTGCACAGGCCACTCCTATATTCCAAACCATCCAAATTCACCTCTCTTGTAATCAATGGCCACAGAAGGAT TTGTGATCTCTTTGATTTGCACAAGGAGCAAGTCCCTTATGAAGTGGCATGGTCTTGGCAAAAAGAAATTGTCAGGGACAAGAGGGCACAGATTACAAAGGAAGGAGATTGTAATGACACCCTTATTATTCTACAACACCCTCCTGTTTATACATTAGGCACTGGTAGTACTGTGGAGAACCTCAAGTTTGACATGAAAAATGCTCCTTTTAATATTTATCGGACTGAGCGTGGTGGAGAGGTTACATACCATGGCCCGGGTCAG CTAGTTATGTACCCAATTATCAACCTCCGAATGCACAAGATGGATCTTCATTGGTACCTTAGGACTCTTGAAGAGGTTGTCATTCGTGTTCTTTCTTCAACATTTTCAATTCAGGCTTCTATGGTGGAAGGTTTAACTGGTGTTTGGGTTG GAAATCAGAAACTAGCAGCTGTTGGTATTAGAGTGTCTAGCTGGATAACCTATCATGGGTTGGCACTTAATGTCACAACAGATTTGTCTCCCTTCAAATGGATCATCCCATGCGGAATTCGAGACCGTCAAGTAGGAAGCATTAAGGAGTTGGTGAGAGAGGGTAAGCCATGTGTTGGTCATGGAAGACCTGATTTGCATAATCTGGATGATGCTAGTCTTATTCATATTACACATAAATCCTTGCTTGAAGAATTCTCACAAGCATTTCAGCTTGAATACAGTCACAGAAACATTTCTTCCCCCATGTTGTATGAAAGGAAATGA
- the LOC137835601 gene encoding histone deacetylase 8, with translation MGDDADAVAGVKIDVFWDEGMVKHDTGIGVFDTGMEVGFLEVLEKHPENSDRVRNMVSILKKGPISPYISWNSGRSALVSELLSFHTPGYVNELLEADKEGGKVLCAGTFLNPGSWDAALLAAGTTLSAMKHLLDGHGKVAYALVRPPGHHAQPSQADGYCFLNNAGLAVQLALDSGCKKVAVIDIDVHYGNGTAEGFYRSNKVLTISLHMNHGSWGPSHPQSGSVDELGEGEGYGYNLNIPLPNGTGDKGYICAFNELVVPSIQKFGPDMIVLVAGQDSSAFDPNGRQCLTMEGYREIGRIVHVLAKSQSDGRLLIVQEGGYHITYSAYCLHATLEGVLNLPITLLSDPLGGYPEDETFSVKVIESIKNYQKDKVPFWRNS, from the exons ATGGGTGATGATGCAGATGCAGTTGCAGGTGTGAAAATTGACGTATTCTGGGACGAAGGAATGGTGAAGCACGACACTGGAATTGGTGTATTTGACACGGGAATGGAAGTAGGGTTCTTAGAGGTATTGGAGAAGCACCCTGAAAACTCAGACAGAGTTCGGAACATGGTGTCTATCCTCAAAAAGGGTCCAATCTCTCCTTACATTTCTTGGAACTCTGGTAGATCCGCTCTCGTCTCTGAGCTTCTTTCCTTTCACACTCCTG GATACGTAAATGAACTCTTAGAAGCTGACAAAGAAGGGGGGAAGGTGCTTTGTGCTGGGACATTCTTGAACCCTGGATCATGGGATGCTGCACTTCTTGCTGCTGGTACTACACTTTCTGCAATGAAGCATTTACTGGATGGCCATGGAAAAGTTGCTTATGCCTTGGTTAGGCCCCCTGGTCACCATGCTCAGCCTTCTCAGGCTGATGGCTACTGTTTCCTTAACAATGCAGGTCTAGCAGTGCAATTGGCTTTAGATTCTGGGTGCAAGAAGGTTGCAGTTATAGATATTGATGTTCATTATGGAAATGGCACAGCTGAGGGGTTTTATAGATCTAATAAGGTTCTTACCATCTCTCTTCATATGAATCATGGATCATGGGGTCCATCTCATCCCCAAAGTGGATCGGTTGATGAGCTAGGTGAAGGAGAAGGTTATGGCTATAACTTGAACATACCTCTACCAAATGGAACTGGGGACAAGGGATATATATGTGCCTTCAATGAGTTGGTTGTTCCATCAATCCAAAAGTTTGGACCTGATATGATAGTTTTGGTTGCTGGACAAGACTCCAGTGCA TTTGATCCCAATGGAAGACAATGCTTAACAATGGAAGGCTATAGAGAAATTGGACGGATTGTTCATGTTCTTGCGAAAAGTCAGAGCGATGGGCGCCTTCTAATTGTGCAGGAAGGTGGATATCATATCACATATTCTGCATATTGTTTACATGCAACACTTGAGGGGGTTCTCAACCTTCCGATCACTCTACTATCAGATCCTCTAGGTGGGTACCCAGAGGACGAGACATTTTCAGTCAAAGTTATAGAATCCATTAAGAATTATCAAAAAGATAAAGTGCCCTTCTGGAGAAACTCCTAA
- the LOC137835600 gene encoding uncharacterized protein, giving the protein MEKQKTVMGLILLLFVVGVSAWTGEIHGRVVCDVCGDSSLGPEDHVVEGAEVAVLCITRSGEVLNYQAFTDAKGIYTVAETMPESDRWDACLARPISSFHEQCTQLGEGSLGVKFSYNHPSGYSHNVRTFVYRPTSVPTYCI; this is encoded by the exons ATGGAAAAACAGAAGACAGTGATGGGTTTGATTCTTTTGCTTTTTGTTGTGGGTGTGagtgcttggactggtgaaatCCATGGAAGAgttgtttgtgatgtttgtgGGGATTCTTCTCTTGGACCTGAAGACCATGTGGTTGAAG GTGCTGAGGTTGCTGTCCTTTGCATCACCAGGTCTGGAGAAGTTCTAAACTATCAGGCATTCACAGATGCCAAGGGGATATACACAGTGGCCGAGACAATGCCGGAGAGTGATCGTTGGGACGCATGTCTAGCTCGACCAATCAGTAGTTTCCATGAGCAATGCACTCAACTTGGTGAGGGCAGTTTGGGAGTCAAATTCAGTTACAATCACCCATCAGGATATTCACACAATGTCAGGACCTTTGTGTATCGACCCACCAGTGTTCCAACTTACTGCATATGA